ATATTCTTGATAGGACTCGAAGGAAAAGCAATTGTGAGATCAAGGTCCAAGTTGGATATACCAGTGGGCGGTGTTGCGTCTTCGAGATAACTTGCAGCATCTGAGACCCCATCATCATTGTCTGTTGAACACACTCTAAGCTTACGTGCCACATCCATGGAGTTGGTGGTGGTGGGGTTAAGGGGACCAACATGATGAGGATATTGGTTCAACTTATGGTTATTAGGATCGATCCCCATCTTCATTAGCTTTCTCTTTATATGGGAATTCCAATAGTTCTTCACTTCATTATCTGTTCTTCCTGGTAATCTACCAGCTATCAGTGACCACCTAACACCCCAAAACACAAAAAGATAAACATTCAACTCCTAATATTTTTAGACATAGGTATCTCATATGATATTTCAAAAACCCTCTCCATTAGTGCAATGCATTATAGTCTTATCATATGCGTAAACGTTATGTTTTAGAAATGAAACATACCGGTTACCAAGGAGAGCATGGAGTTTGATAATTAAGTCCTCTTCGTCTTGAGCAAAGTTACCACGTTTGATATCTGGTCTTAAGTAATTTATCCATCTCAGCCTGCAACTTTTACCGCAACGGTGCAAACCTGGTGATTTTCATGGTAAAAAAGTCAGTGAAATAAAATTAAGAACCGAagtagggtgttacaaaaaaaaaaaaaaaaggaatttcaGAAAAGAACCTGCAGCTTTGGGGAGGGAACGCCAACAGCCTTCACCATGAATACGTATATAATCAATGAGCTTTTGATCTTCTTGCTTGGACCAGGCTCCCTTGTTGGTGCCTTGTTTATCGCAGCAAGGTTTTCTCATCGGAGTTTCAAAATCAAAAGTAAAACTTTCTCTCACTTTCTGTGCAACCAAACACggggaaagaaaatatgaagaaggGGGCATTGGAAAACACATGGGGGGCGTAGATATAGTAGGGTGTATAGTGGGGGTAGGGTGTGGGTGGACTTGGACTGGTGGTTTTAAGGATTTAGGTGGGTCACTATTAAACGGTCTGATGCAAGTCACCGGGCAATAGGTATATTGTATATGGATTGGTGCATTAGCATAAGGTGTTTGATTATCAAACAGGCTATAGGCTGAATCTGTTTACCATTCAGTATGCGTCTCTTTCGCACCTACAAAATTAACGTTTGTCATGTCATTTGATTTATGTTGTCAGTGGGATGCATTATCCATTTAGCAGTTTTGGTATATAAACATAACATGAATTTTATAAATACTAATTTAGGCATGACGCTTAAATACATACAAATTCACTATATTACACAAATTGCCATAATCTATTTCTTTGTTATAAGATTCATGATTTTGTGTCAACTAATGATAAATACCTCATCTGGCTTAATTAAGTCTATATTTACAATACCTTTCAAGTTTCAAGTTGGACAATCCtttcctgctatcaattttatatCTAGggccaaattataaattttagaaaatttttaatgtaaaattgtaaattttaagtttaagtAGTGTTGGGGAACTTgggtttcaaattttaaaaataatgtaaattgaataataaatacTTGTAAAGATAACatttattgattaaatttataaatttttagataattgttaatttaaaattcttaaaatattttctaaaattgtTATATAATTTGCAAATATATACTATGTATAATTTCCAAATAAAATCCAAATTTCAAATTCATATTTCCAAATCTATCGTTATAGAATTGGAAAGAAAAGCCAAGGGCCCTTCATAACCCTTCGCTTCGCCTTCCAAAATTTAACATAAAACAAAATATAGCATaatatataatgaaaataataggaatataatataatatcaaaatattaaaatttacaaattgaaaaaaattacctCACATGATTATAAGATAATTAGATAAACATAatgcaaaaaagaaaaaataattaattatcttctttaaaaataattaaactatattttaatcaaataattaaaatattcactATATTAAATGTGAtctaaattgaattatattaattacattgttattaaaatttataatctaCCGAAAATAATAACTAAGAGAGAGATTTAATTCATTGTTGTTAGCATCCATAGCATTAATTACTCTAATGCTTAAGAAGAGAATGCACGACAATGAAGATTACCATCTATTCACGCTTCAAGGGAATATATTCTTTAGTTCCACAAAATTGTTGATGTAATAAATTGCCTTTTCCCGTTACGAAAGAATCCGTCACCAAAATCTATCatatttaaactttttaaatatttacacattaggaaatgaaatatgaatataATAGAATAAAGTTATAACCAATAATTGTTTacttgaatggaatggaataaaactttaatagtattcttgtgtttggttaaATAGAATatatgttgtaatagcataaggaaaaaagCTTAAATGACCGTAGTACCTTTAGCATAACTTTTATagatagatgattattgttattgttattaaattttaataaaattattattaaatataatttaataaaaataaaatatataataacattcttaatataattattattaaaatatgaattaataaagatcataatatataatattagaaaaataatgtataacctaccttactatttttaaatttcaatacatatttaatgtgctaaacTATCATTAgcgaaacaaataatttaattatcttctaaactaaaaagtaaaagattagaagtaataaataacttgatAATTATGTTTTACATCCAAACATAATGAtcatacattaaccaaaatttaCATGATGTCATTAGCTAATATGTCATAATCTATATGTTCGATTTTACATTATCAAAAAGTTAAAACACTCTGTGGCATTCTATAATATCATTATACCATCCAAATATTACATGTACAAAAGGTTACCAAAACATCACCAACACAACCATGATTTTTAATGGATAGAAATAAATTTTCTCACCCATTCCAATCGCACTGAAGATGGTATACTAAAGAAAACGAGTATTTGCATTGGATAGTTTGGAATTTTGCTCAACGTATGAAAGCGCTCATCCTCAGTTAATTCTTCTATTTCACATAATGTCAAATATAATTTTTGGGCACTTTCTTGAATGAGCATtgttagaatttataaaataaatctacaatataacttaataaaccagggtctgtcatgtcaaatcattaagaataaatcaagaacaaaactagatgcggaaacGTACCTGAATTCATGGATTTCTTGAAACTTTCTAGAACTTGGGGATtcgatcttccaaattagcacacaagaaattcagagaatatctgctctctctttcctaatgatgggatattagaaaagatatcttgtgtataatttggggaccataaccctaatatttataaccttagcaaattagttctaatcaaattctaattaaattagcccatcattaattagaatttgattagaagagtatctacacatatttgacccatactttatttatttaataattaaaagcccaataaaattctaaccaaattagatcacttttaatttgggctaacctatcatgatagtaaataataacatgtaattatccttattatatatgtgatgtccaaattttccaacaatctcccacttggaccacatatatatactaattactttataattacatgtcattatataaccttatgagctcaaaattttttactatcatatccaaaaggcaTTTTGtacaatctcgtccattaattttgttaacatagaaccaaggcgactttcgttacaaatatcgtaactaaatccatccatgatcacgtatattaacacaaccaaatgacatagatcaagtatggatgtgtagcatggaaattacatgtaatatgatctaaacatgtctatttccaactggtccttccttaaacttaagtgaggtcaatttcaaaataataaacagAGTGAATAAgctgaataatttatttctgaTAAAAAAATAACTAAATACATAAATGTCTGAAATATAAACTCTCACTAAATCATGATATCCTCAAACAATGTAACACCTATGTGAGCAGTGTGCTCATGAAAGACCTTGGGTGGTAAACCTTTTGTGAGCGGATCCGCtatcatggagtttgtcccaaTATGCTCTATGGAGATTTGACCATTTTGCACTCTTTCTTTTACAACTAGGAACTTTATGTCAATATGCTTAGACTTAGATGAACTCCTGTTGTTATTGGAATACAACACTACTGACTTATTGTCACAAAATAATTTGAGTGGTCTTTTTAAATTCTCCAAAATGCGCAGCCCTGTGACAAAGTTCCGCAACCATATTCCATAGTTTGATGCCTCATAGCATGTTACAAACTCTGCTGCCATAGTGGACGAAGCTACAAGTATCTGTTTGACACTTTTCCAAGATATAGCTCCTCCGGCTAACAGGTAAATATAGCTTGGCATCCAGCGAAATCAGAATCAAAATACCCTATGACTTCCAAAAGATTTGATCTCTTATAAGTaagcatgtaatcttttgttctctgaaGATATCTCATAACCCTTTTGGCTGCTATCCAATGGTCTATACCAGGGTTGCTTAAATATCTGTCTAACATCCCAACAATGTACGCAATGTCTAGACGCGTACATACTTGAGCATACATTAAACTCCCAAGAGCTGATGCATAGGGAATCTTTTGCATTTCATGAATTTCAAGGTTACTTTTAGGGCATTGAGTAAGGCTAAATTTGTCTCCTTTAGTGACAGGGGTGCTACCTGGTCTACAATTCTGCATGTCAAACCTTTTGAGTACTTTATCGATATAGCTCTTTTGTGATAATCCAAGAATACCTCGAGATCGATCTCGATGTATCTGAATTCCTAAAACAAAAGAGGATAAAATTCTGTAtcccaagatctttcatctcaaaatgcTTGGATAAAAATCTCTTGGTTTCGTGTAATAAGCCTATATCATTAGTGGCAAGcaaaatgtcatcaacatatagaaccagaaatatgtacttactcccattgaatttgtgatacacacaatcatcaacaatattcatttcaaaactgaacgaaataattatttgatgaaACTTGTGGTACCATTGACGGGAAGCTTGTTTGAGTCCATAGATGGATTTTATCAATTTGCAAACCATATTCTTTGAATCTTTCGACTCAAAATTTTCTGGTTATACCATATAAATTGTTTCTTCAATGTCGCCATTAAGAAACGCAGTCTTAACATCCATCTGATGTAACTCAAGATCAAAATGAGCAACAAGTGCCATGATTATCTTAAAGGAGTCTTTCGATGAAACTGGAGAGAAGGTCTCTGTAAAATCAATGCCTTCTTTCTGAGTATATCCTTTAGCTACAAGACGTGTCTTATACCTTTCCACATTACCATTTGCATCCCTCTTggttttaaatatccatttacaacCATTTGGTTTTGCACTTTCAGGTAATGGGACAAGTTCCCAAACTTTATTGTCTTGCATAGATTTATACTCATCTTTCATGCATCAATCCACTTTTGAGAATTAGAACTTTTCATGGCCTGATGAAAGTTGATTGGATCATCTTCCATCATTCCATTATCATCCTCATGTTCTTAGAGAAATACAATATAATCATCTGAAATAACATTTCTCCTTTCTCTTGTGAACCTCCTTAATGGCActtgttcttgaggttgttgagtttgttcttctggaacaattacctcattttgaatggggagttgttcaacattgtcttgtAGAGGTTCTAGAatcacttcttgatcaatgataggtataAGAACCTgaacatcatcaaaagtgatagtaagaattgagttagaatccaattcctcctcaaaagcaatgtctctaaccttatttctccccccaaactcaacatcctaaaAAAATGTTGCAGTTCCTGTCTCAAAAATATTCTTTATTATGGGATCATAAAATTTATAGCCATTAGATCGCTCAGAATAGCCAATAAAGTAGCTGCTTATTATTTTGGAGTCTAATTTCTTTTCATGAGGCCTATAAGGCCTTGCCTTAGCTGGACATCCCCAAATGTGAAAGAGCTTTAGAGTAGACTTTTGACCTGTCCAAagctcataaggtgtttttgcaaCTGCTTTATTGGGTACTCTATTTAGAATGTAAGCTGCTGTCTTTAATGCTTCTCCCTAGAGGGACTCAGGTAAGGTAGAATGAGCAATCATGCTCCTTACCATATCCTTAAGAGTTCTGTTTCGTCTTTCAGCTACACTATTCATACTAGGTGATCCTGGCATGGTGTACTATGGGACAATACCATATTCCTCTAGGAATTTCGCAAATGGTCCTGGACATTGTTCACCTGAGCCATCATATCAACCGTAGTACTCACCACCACGATCAAATCTAACGTTTTTAATCCTTTTGTTGAGTTGATTCTCAACTTCAGCTTTATAAGTTTTGAACATGTCCAAAGACTGAGATTTCTCATGAATGAGATATAGGTACCCATAACGTGAGTAATCGTCTataaatgttatgaaatattgttgACCATTCCATGATGCCGTAGGGAATGGCCCACAAATATCTGTATGAATTAATTCTAAGACGTCTGAAGATCTGTTGGCACCCAATCTCTTAGTTTTGGTCTGTTTTCCCTTGATGCAATCGACACAAACATCAAAGTTTGTGAAGTTAAGGGACTTTAAAATACCATCAGACACAAGGCGTTCAATTCTAACTTTTGAGATATGACCTAAGTGCCTATGCCATAATGATGCtgaattttccttatttaattttCGTTTAATACCCCGTGATTCCACATGCAAGGTTTCattataggatacaaatgtttcTAGCAAATAAAGGTTGTCATAAGTATTTAAATAACCAGTTCCAATAACATTTGAATTTAAAGACAAATTAAATTGATTGTTTCTGAACGAAcaataatatccaaatttgtCCAATGAAGAAACAGAAACTAAATTCCGTCTAAATGACGGTACAACAAAAGTGtcttttaaatccaaataaaaatcagttcctaataacaacctaaaatgcCCAATTGCTTCCACTTCTACCGATTTTCCATCACCGACAAAGATGTGTCTTTCACCATCACTTGGCTTTCGGTAACTCAGGCAACCCTACATAGAAACAGTATGTGAGTAGTAGCACCAGAATCCATCCACCAAGTGTTTCTAGGTACTGAAGCTAAATTAATCTCAGAACAGACCAAATTAAGAATTATACCTTTCTTTACACACCAAGCATGATATTTGGTACAATCTTTCATTACGTGTCCAGACTTATTACAAAAGAAACAACTCTCTGTAGCTTGTTGTTGTTTCTTTTGGGCTGGACCCTTAGCAGCTTCattctgatattttcttttcttgcccTTGTCCTTAGGGGCATTGGCCAAATCAGCACTTTCAGACTTATcacgcttcaacctttcttcctcttGCACACAATGAGAAATGAGCTTATTTAGGGTCCATTTCTCCTTTTgacagttataactaattttaaattggttaaactgtACAAGAAGCAataccaaaaccataagaacAAGCAATTCCTCAGAAAGCTCGATCTTAAGTGCCTTAAGTCTTGAAGCAGTATGGAACATCTCCATAATGTACTCCCTTACGTTTCCTTGACCTTTATACttcatagacatcaaagaagtcaaaAGTGATGTCATCTCAACCTTATCGTTTTTGGCAAAATgtttctcaatttcatcaaggaaacctttggcctgagtaatctcttcagattctatgcccctaaaggcttctggaatgctgtgtttcatgatcattagactcataCGATTTGAACGATCCCACCTCTCAAAGTCCCTCTTAATATCAGGGGTGCTTTTCGCAGTGAGAGGTGcaggttgttcttcccttagtgcaaggtctatgtccatacagccaagcactataagtaagtgccttttccattccttaaaattagttccattaagcatgggtatagaatttatattagtagatatTGTAGCAGCAGAAGATGAATTAGCTGAATAGAGAACAAAAACAAGCttaaatcaatattcataagtaaacaataaattcaatataatagctaatcccatctcaagataccaaacactacattaatatcaagtctttggacagtaatattaacagtaaacggtactcttgttgtagcaatcaaacattgacaataaattatgtcaagcaatgaattaatctttggactaacttattgcttacataaaataccttataattgtcacacatttatcaccacagatgtcgttgtaattctgccaaatattaacttacctttgggtcaatcaATAAACGCATGTGTAGTGGGCCAAATATGGCCGGGCCTGTTACAAacaaaccataaaacataaaataaatttacaacaGTCCAATAAATGTCCAAAGTTCAAATTACATGACCGAAGACCCAAGTCACAAGCCCACTTACGAAATGACTCAGCCCAATACCCCAAATGGCCCAGAAATTTTAGAACCCTAGGTTTTTTTCCCATGCGCCGCAACCAGCCAAGCCCCATGTACGGCCTCCGACCTTCAAAAGACCACACCCACGCCAAAGACAACAGATGCCAAGCGCCAACAAGATCCCGCACTGCAAAAGAAAGGACGAACACGGCAACAAATACAAACAAAAATAGCAGAACAGCAAGTGAAAAAAATggcatttttaatttattttcctttttcttttttccttc
This is a stretch of genomic DNA from Gossypium arboreum isolate Shixiya-1 chromosome 11, ASM2569848v2, whole genome shotgun sequence. It encodes these proteins:
- the LOC108472480 gene encoding transcription factor MYB8-like — encoded protein: MCFPMPPSSYFLSPCLVAQKVRESFTFDFETPMRKPCCDKQGTNKGAWSKQEDQKLIDYIRIHGEGCWRSLPKAAGLHRCGKSCRLRWINYLRPDIKRGNFAQDEEDLIIKLHALLGNRWSLIAGRLPGRTDNEVKNYWNSHIKRKLMKMGIDPNNHKLNQYPHHVGPLNPTTTNSMDVARKLRVCSTDNDDGVSDAASYLEDATPPTGISNLDLDLTIAFPSSPIKNIIEESQQKIASIVTNDEEEEYTVPTLLLFR